In Mercurialis annua linkage group LG5, ddMerAnnu1.2, whole genome shotgun sequence, a single genomic region encodes these proteins:
- the LOC126682210 gene encoding DEAD-box ATP-dependent RNA helicase 15-like, which yields MGEVKDNDAYEEELLDYEEEDEKAPDSVTAKAADTAKKGYVGIHSSGFRDFLLKPELLRAIIDSGFEHPSEVQHECIPQAILGMDVICQAKSGMGKTAVFVLSTLQQIEPVAGQVAALVLCHTRELAYQICHEFERFSTYLPDIKVAVFYGGVNIKVHKELLKNECPHIVVGTPGRILALARDKDLGLKNVRHFILDECDKMLESLDMRRDVQEIFKMTPHDKQVMMFSATLSKEIRPVCKKFMQDPMEIYVDDEAKLTLHGLVQHYIKLTEMEKNRKLNDLLDALDFNQVVIFVKSVSRAAELNKLLVECNFPSICIHSGMTQEDRLMKYKSFKEGHKRILVATDLVGRGIDIERVNIVINYDMPDSADSYLHRVGRAGRFGTKGLAITFVSSASDSDVLNQVQARFEVDIKELPEQIDTSTYMPS from the exons ATGGGTGAAGTTAAGGATAACGACGCTTACGAGGAGGAGCTTCTCGACTATGAGGAGGAAGACGAAAAAGCACCTGATTCCGTCACTGCTAAAGCCGCTGATACAGCGAaaaa GGGTTACGTCGGGATTCACAGTTCAGGTTTCAGAGACTTCTTGTTAAAGCCAGAGCTTCTACGGGCCATTATAGATTCTGGATTTGAACATCCTTCTGAAG TACAACATGAATGCATCCCTCAAGCTATTCTGGGAATGGATGTTATCTGCCAAGCTAAATCTGGAATGGGAAAGACTGCTGTTTTTGTTCTTTCCACTCTGCAACAGATTGAGCCTGTTGCTGGTCAAGTTGCTGCGCTTGTGCTGTGCCATACAAGAGAATTGGCATATCAG ATATGCCATGAGTTTGAGAGGTTCAGTACTTATTTGCCCGATATAAAAGTTGCTGTCTTCTATGGTGGTGTCAACATCAAGGTGCACAAGGAATTACTAAAAAATGAATGCCCACATATTGTTGTTGGAACTCCTGGAAGAATATTGGCCCTGGCGAGAGATAAAGATCTTGGATTGAAGAATGTGAGGCATTTTATACTAGATGAGTGTGACAAGATGCTTGAATCGCTTG ACATGAGGAGAGATGTGCAGGAGATTTTTAAGATGACTCCTCATGACAAGCAAGTTATGATGTTTTCAGCTACACTCAGCAAGGAAATACGCCCTGTTTGCAAGAAATTTATGCAAGAT CCTATGGAAATTTATGTAGATGATGAGGCCAAGTTGACTCTTCACGGCCTTGTACAG CACTACATTAAATTGACTGAAATGGAGAAAAATAGAAAGTTGAATGACCTGCTTGATGCTCTGGATTTCAACCAAGTTGTCATCTTTGTCAAGAGTGTGAGCAGAGCTGCTGAACTGAATAAGTTGTTGGTGGAGTGCAACTTCCCTTCCATATGCATTCACTCTGGAATGACTCAGGAAGACAG GTTGATGAAGTATAAGAGTTTTAAGGAGGGTCACAAGCGAATACTTGTGGCCACTGATTTGGTTGGAAGAGGCATTGATATTGAACGTGTTAACATTGTTATCAACTATGACATGCCAGATTCTGCTGATTCATATTTGCACAGG GTGGGGAGGGCTGGTAGGTTTGGCACCAAGGGCCTTGCAATTACATTTGTCTCATCTGCATCAGACTCCGATGTTCTGAATCAA GTTCAAGCAAGGTTTGAGGTAGATATAAAGGAGCTCCCTGAACAGATTGATACTTCCACATACA TGCCATCATGA
- the LOC126680218 gene encoding flavin-containing monooxygenase FMO GS-OX-like 3 isoform X1 — protein MAQNKCRHRCKVAVIGAGAAGLVTARELHKEGHEVVVFERELAQIGGTWVYTTQFESDLIGQNPTRPIIHSSLYESLRTNLPREVMGFMDYPFVSGEGEGRDPRRFPGHREVLLYLQEFAKEFRIEKMVRFCCEVVSVEMVDKVNDNGGYWTVKSKSNKEKISLENDHNDDDDDDFLYEVFDAVVVCNGHYTEPRIAEIPGVNLWPGKQIHSHNYRTPKPFRDQVVIIIGGAFSAVDLSSEIAGVAKEVHVASRSVPEDTYKKQTGYDKMWLHSMIESCNEDGTVVFQDGSVVLTDIILHCTGYKYHFPFLNTHGIVTVDDNRVASLYKHVFPAILAPWLSFVGIAWKIFPFPAFEFQSKWIAGVLSGRIMLPSQEEMMEDITAFYLTLEASKVPKHHTHCLFNYQADYINWLAAQCQCAGIEDWRIKMYNLTGKERINRPKSYRDEWEDDHLILEAHQDFEKYVDKPALHIGR, from the exons ATGGCCCAAAACAAATGCCGCCACAGATGCAAAGTCGCCGTGATCGGAGCAGGCGCCGCCGGTCTTGTGACGGCACGTGAACTTCACAAAGAAGGCCACGAAGTGGTAGTGTTTGAGAGAGAATTAGCTCAAATAGGTGGCACCTGGGTGTACACTACGCAGTTTGAGTCAGACCTTATCGGTCAAAACCCAACCCGACCCATTATCCACAGCAGCCTATATGAATCCCTCCGGACCAACCTGCCCAGAGAGGTGATGGGTTTTATGGACTATCCATTTGTGAGTGGAGAGGGTGAAGGGAGAGACCCGAGAAGGTTTCCGGGTCATAGAGAAGTGTTATTGTATTTGCAAGAGTTTGCTAAGGAGTTTAGGATTGAAAAAATGGTGAGATTCTGCTGTGAAGTGGTTAGTGTAGAGATGGTTGATAAAGTCAACGACAATGGTGGATATTGGACAGTAAAGTCAAAGTCAAACAAGGAAAAAATAAGCCTTGAGAACGACcataatgatgatgatgatgatgattttcTGTACGAGGTTTTTGATGCTGTTGTTGTTTGTAATGGGCATTACACAGAACCTCGTATAGCTGAAATTCCTG GTGTCAATTTATGGCCTGGGAAGCAAATTCATAGCCACAACTACCGTACTCCTAAGCCCTTCAGGGATCAG GTTGTAATTATAATAGGCGGTGCCTTCAGTGCCGTTGATTTATCAAGTGAAATAGCAGGGGTCGCCAAAGaggtccatgttgcatcaagaTCAGTTCCAGAGGATACATATAAAAAACAGACTGGATATGATAAAATGTGGCTTCATTCTATG ATAGAGAGTTGCAATGAAGATGGTACTGTAGTTTTCCAGGATGGTAGTGTTGTTCTCACAGATATTATACTGCATTGCACCGg GTATAAGTATCACTTCCCTTTTCTCAATACACACGGCATTGTGACTGTGGATGATAACCGTGTTGCATCGCTCTACAAGCATGTCTTTCCCGCCATCTTGGCGCCATGGCTTTCGTTTGTCGGAATAGCATGGAAG ATATTCCCTTTCCCAGCATTTGAATTTCAGAGCAAGTGGATTGCTGGTGTTTTGTCTGGTAGGATTATGCTTCCGTCGCAAGAGGAGATGATGGAAGATATCACCGCCTTTTACTTGACGCTTGAAGCTTCTAAAGTTCCCAAGCATCACACACATTGCCTGTTTAATTATCAG GCTGATTACATCAACTGGCTTGCTGCACAATGCCAATGTGCAGGCATTGAAGATTGGAGAATAAAAATGTACAACTTAACCGGCAAGGAGAGGATAAACCGACCAAAATCATACCGCGATGAGTGGGAAGATGACCACCTAATCTTGGAGGCTCATCAAGATTTCGAGAAATACGTGGATAAACCGGCATTACACATCGGAAGATGA
- the LOC126680218 gene encoding flavin-containing monooxygenase FMO GS-OX-like 3 isoform X2, with product MAQNKCRHRCKVAVIGAGAAGLVTARELHKEGHEVVVFERELAQIGGTWVYTTQFESDLIGQNPTRPIIHSSLYESLRTNLPREVMGFMDYPFVSGEGEGRDPRRFPGHREVLLYLQEFAKEFRIEKMVRFCCEVVSVEMVDKVNDNGGYWTVKSKSNKEKISLENDHNDDDDDDFLYEVFDAVVVCNGHYTEPRIAEIPGVNLWPGKQIHSHNYRTPKPFRDQVVIIIGGAFSAVDLSSEIAGVAKEVHVASRSVPEDTYKKQTGYDKMWLHSMIESCNEDGTVVFQDGSVVLTDIILHCTGYKYHFPFLNTHGIVTVDDNRVASLYKHVFPAILAPWLSFVGIAWKDYASVARGDDGRYHRLLLDA from the exons ATGGCCCAAAACAAATGCCGCCACAGATGCAAAGTCGCCGTGATCGGAGCAGGCGCCGCCGGTCTTGTGACGGCACGTGAACTTCACAAAGAAGGCCACGAAGTGGTAGTGTTTGAGAGAGAATTAGCTCAAATAGGTGGCACCTGGGTGTACACTACGCAGTTTGAGTCAGACCTTATCGGTCAAAACCCAACCCGACCCATTATCCACAGCAGCCTATATGAATCCCTCCGGACCAACCTGCCCAGAGAGGTGATGGGTTTTATGGACTATCCATTTGTGAGTGGAGAGGGTGAAGGGAGAGACCCGAGAAGGTTTCCGGGTCATAGAGAAGTGTTATTGTATTTGCAAGAGTTTGCTAAGGAGTTTAGGATTGAAAAAATGGTGAGATTCTGCTGTGAAGTGGTTAGTGTAGAGATGGTTGATAAAGTCAACGACAATGGTGGATATTGGACAGTAAAGTCAAAGTCAAACAAGGAAAAAATAAGCCTTGAGAACGACcataatgatgatgatgatgatgattttcTGTACGAGGTTTTTGATGCTGTTGTTGTTTGTAATGGGCATTACACAGAACCTCGTATAGCTGAAATTCCTG GTGTCAATTTATGGCCTGGGAAGCAAATTCATAGCCACAACTACCGTACTCCTAAGCCCTTCAGGGATCAG GTTGTAATTATAATAGGCGGTGCCTTCAGTGCCGTTGATTTATCAAGTGAAATAGCAGGGGTCGCCAAAGaggtccatgttgcatcaagaTCAGTTCCAGAGGATACATATAAAAAACAGACTGGATATGATAAAATGTGGCTTCATTCTATG ATAGAGAGTTGCAATGAAGATGGTACTGTAGTTTTCCAGGATGGTAGTGTTGTTCTCACAGATATTATACTGCATTGCACCGg GTATAAGTATCACTTCCCTTTTCTCAATACACACGGCATTGTGACTGTGGATGATAACCGTGTTGCATCGCTCTACAAGCATGTCTTTCCCGCCATCTTGGCGCCATGGCTTTCGTTTGTCGGAATAGCATGGAAG GATTATGCTTCCGTCGCAAGAGGAGATGATGGAAGATATCACCGCCTTTTACTTGACGCTTGA